GGCTGAAAAGATTTTGGATTGGAAATTACCACGGTTGATAACGTGATAACACGCTCCTGGGTACTCTACTCTCAACTTCCGTGCCATGCAGATCAAAGAAGATGCTCATTGGATTTTTGTCAATAATGAAGATATGACCCCGTTTTTGTGCCCCGTTTTTGTGCCCCGATCTTTGATTTGAGTCTCATACTTATCCTTCAGCGCTTTTTCAGATACTTCTTTTTGAAGAGTTGATTGTTCTAGGTTGTGTTTAAGTTGATCACGTTCTTTTTCTACAACACTCACCGCTTCAGTGATAGCCAGCTTCTGGCTGACTTCCTTGGCCTCTAGTTGACTTTTCAGCTCTTGGATTTCCTTTTCCTTCTGGGCGGATGCTTCTTGCAGCTCTTTTGCTTTCTCTACCTTTGCCAGCTTCGATTCATTCTCACGGTCAGCTTTAGCTTGCTGTAGTTGATTCGCGAGTTGATCTCGCTCCTTCTCTACAACTGCTACAGCTTTCGCTACAACTAGTTCTAGTTGCGTTTTCCCCGACTCTAATTGGGACTTTAGCACCTGAATTTTAGAGTCCTTCTTTTGGGCTTCGGATTGAAACTTTCGGTTTAATTTCTCTTCTGCCAGTGCGAGCTCATTAGCCTTATCTTTTTCGGCTAATTGAAGACGTTCTTTAAGTTGTTCTTCAAACTCATGGTCACGGACCTGCTTGAGTATATCAGCGTATCCGGTCTCATCTACCTTGAAGGCTTTTCCACAGTGAGGGCATGAAATCTCGTTCATAGATTTGTAGTGATTAATTTTTAAGTGGTGCTGTGTAGTGGCATTGAAGCTTATGATCTGGTGAAATTCGTGCCGAGCTGAGGGGAGCCGTCTGAAACGAGGCGCATGATTGCTTTTTTGCTCTCGTAGAGATCGGCGGCGGAGTAGGCTTCGAGCTGCTTGATGACCGCTTCGATTTCCTGTGGCGTGATGTGGTCGGCGACGTATTGCTTGGCGAGGAATGCGCGCAAGTCGGCTTTGATGAGAACCTCCTGCGGCTGGCGCCCTGTCGCGCCGTCAGGCGGGTCAATTGCCTCGCCCAACAGGTGCGGGTAGCCTTCGGCTCCGAGGAGCTCGATGATGGCGGATTCTAGTTGGACTTCGGTGAATTTAACCATCGTTGACCTCCCAATGACCGCCTCTTGCTGGTCCTCTGCGTTTAAGTACTCCACTCTCGCGCAGTTTCCTAAGGTTTTCTTCTGTTTTACGTACAGAAATCCCCAACTCCTTGGCCAGTTTTGCAGCAGACATCGTGGAATTCTCACGAAGCATGGCTACTATGCGCTGCTGATTTTCGTTAAGTTTTTCACCGACCTTTTCACCGACCC
This portion of the Verrucomicrobiota bacterium genome encodes:
- a CDS encoding DUF2130 domain-containing protein, whose amino-acid sequence is MNEISCPHCGKAFKVDETGYADILKQVRDHEFEEQLKERLQLAEKDKANELALAEEKLNRKFQSEAQKKDSKIQVLKSQLESGKTQLELVVAKAVAVVEKERDQLANQLQQAKADRENESKLAKVEKAKELQEASAQKEKEIQELKSQLEAKEVSQKLAITEAVSVVEKERDQLKHNLEQSTLQKEVSEKALKDKYETQIKDRGTKTGHKNGVISSLLTKIQ